One uncultured Gellertiella sp. genomic window carries:
- a CDS encoding LysR substrate-binding domain-containing protein: protein MLDRIPLEAFRVFDAACRAMNFSRAGRELNITQAAVSRRIKGLEEELNTPLFTRRGRNLALTPAGERLALRVRSTLEYLEESLEPFRGGQGQVIQMAASGSVSHLWLGARLRAFSGDHPDVTLKLLTSDSQSEVASDNNDLMILYSTGEHPRWTLSKLFAEVLVPVASPACLGDLRARAADLSADEIAALGLIDYERFNAHWISFRQWFARMVDQPRQRIPAPRFSYSTYAMAMNAALAGDGVALGSRALIEDHLTSGRLVALGGQSLVTGFGYYIGLPRYRAVAPDVRVLHDQLLEFARVDVAQ from the coding sequence ATGCTGGACCGCATTCCCCTTGAGGCCTTCAGGGTCTTCGACGCCGCCTGCCGGGCGATGAATTTCAGCCGTGCCGGCCGCGAGCTCAACATTACCCAGGCCGCCGTCAGCCGCCGCATCAAGGGACTGGAGGAGGAGTTGAACACCCCGCTCTTCACCCGCCGGGGCCGCAATCTCGCGCTGACGCCCGCAGGAGAGCGGCTGGCGCTGCGCGTGCGCTCGACGCTCGAATATCTGGAAGAAAGCCTCGAGCCATTTCGCGGCGGTCAGGGACAGGTCATCCAGATGGCCGCCAGCGGTTCGGTTTCCCATCTCTGGCTCGGCGCGCGGCTGCGGGCCTTTTCCGGCGACCATCCCGACGTCACGCTGAAACTGCTGACCAGTGATTCGCAAAGCGAAGTCGCCTCGGACAACAACGATCTGATGATCCTCTACTCGACCGGCGAACACCCGCGCTGGACATTGTCGAAACTCTTTGCCGAGGTGCTGGTACCGGTCGCCTCCCCGGCCTGCCTTGGCGATCTCAGGGCCCGCGCCGCAGACCTTTCGGCGGATGAAATCGCGGCGCTTGGGCTCATCGACTATGAACGGTTCAACGCCCACTGGATATCTTTCCGGCAATGGTTTGCCCGGATGGTGGATCAGCCCCGCCAGCGCATCCCCGCGCCGCGCTTTTCCTATTCGACCTATGCGATGGCAATGAATGCGGCGTTGGCCGGAGACGGGGTGGCGCTCGGCAGCCGGGCGCTGATCGAGGATCATTTGACAAGTGGCCGTCTGGTCGCGCTGGGCGGCCAGTCGCTGGTCACGGGTTTTGGCTACTATATCGGCCTGCCCAGATATCGCGCCGTCGCCCCTGACGTGCGGGTCCTGCATGATCAGCTGCTGGAATTTGCCCGGGTGGATGTCGCCCAATAA
- a CDS encoding F0F1 ATP synthase subunit epsilon has protein sequence MAANFNLELVSPERLLLSAQVSEVVIPASEGEMTVLANHAPTMTTLKPGVVTVKDGAGKVTRYVVFGGFADVLPSGCTLLAESAIPMDEMNRATLEARIEAARVDVENAGNDEHKTRLEQFLNELTHLNGIVVAA, from the coding sequence ATGGCCGCCAATTTCAATCTTGAACTCGTGTCTCCGGAACGCCTGCTCCTGTCGGCACAGGTCAGCGAAGTCGTCATCCCGGCGAGCGAAGGCGAAATGACCGTTCTGGCCAATCACGCGCCGACCATGACCACGCTGAAGCCGGGTGTGGTGACGGTGAAAGACGGTGCAGGCAAGGTCACCCGCTACGTGGTGTTCGGCGGCTTTGCCGATGTTCTGCCGTCCGGCTGCACGCTGCTGGCCGAATCCGCCATTCCGATGGACGAGATGAACCGTGCAACGCTGGAAGCCCGCATCGAAGCTGCGCGCGTCGACGTGGAAAATGCCGGCAATGACGAGCACAAGACCAGGCTGGAGCAGTTCCTCAACGAACTCACCCATCTGAATGGCATTGTCGTCGCGGCCTGA
- a CDS encoding F0F1 ATP synthase subunit gamma, with product MPSLKDLKNRIASVKATQKITKAMKMVAAAKLRRAQEAAEAARPYSQRMGVVLANIAQAVGADDSAPRLMTGTGKDSVHLLVVCTAERGLCGGFNSQISRFARDHARKLLAEGKVVKIFCVGKKGYDSLRREFASLIIERMDLREVKRVAFTNADAIGRRVIALFEQGEFDVATLFYSEFKSVISQVPTALQLIPAAAPAVAETTSSASAVYEYEPDAAAILTDLIPRNISVQVFRALLENVAGEMGAKMSAMDNATRNAGEMINKLTLSYNRQRQAQITKELIEIISGAEAL from the coding sequence ATGCCTTCACTTAAGGATCTGAAAAACCGGATCGCCTCCGTCAAGGCGACGCAGAAGATCACCAAGGCGATGAAAATGGTCGCCGCGGCGAAGCTTCGGCGTGCGCAGGAGGCGGCCGAGGCCGCCCGGCCCTATTCGCAGCGCATGGGTGTCGTCCTCGCCAATATCGCCCAGGCGGTTGGTGCGGATGACAGCGCGCCGCGGCTGATGACCGGTACCGGCAAGGACAGCGTGCATCTGCTCGTGGTCTGCACCGCCGAACGCGGCCTGTGCGGCGGTTTCAATTCGCAGATCTCCCGTTTTGCCCGTGACCATGCCCGCAAGCTTCTGGCGGAAGGCAAGGTGGTCAAGATCTTCTGCGTCGGCAAGAAGGGTTACGACAGCCTGCGCCGCGAGTTTGCCTCGCTGATCATCGAGCGCATGGATCTGCGTGAAGTGAAGCGCGTTGCGTTCACCAATGCGGATGCCATCGGCCGGCGCGTCATCGCGCTGTTCGAGCAGGGCGAATTCGATGTGGCGACACTGTTCTACTCGGAGTTCAAGTCGGTGATCTCGCAGGTCCCGACCGCTCTGCAGCTGATTCCGGCTGCCGCGCCTGCGGTTGCCGAAACCACGAGCTCGGCTTCGGCCGTATACGAATATGAGCCTGATGCGGCTGCGATCCTCACGGATCTGATCCCGCGCAACATTTCGGTCCAGGTCTTCCGCGCGCTTCTTGAGAATGTCGCGGGCGAAATGGGTGCCAAGATGAGCGCGATGGACAACGCGACCCGCAATGCCGGTGAGATGATCAACAAGCTGACGCTGAGCTACAACCGCCAGCGCCAGGCACAGATCACCAAGGAACTCATTGAAATCATTTCGGGCGCGGAAGCGCTCTAA
- the atpA gene encoding F0F1 ATP synthase subunit alpha, whose amino-acid sequence MDIRAAEISAILKDQIKNFGKEAEVSEVGQVLSVGDGIARVYGLDNVQAGEMVEFPGGIRGMALNLEADNVGVVIFGSDRDIKEGDTVKRTGAIVDVPVGPELLGRVVDALGNPIDGKGPINATRRSRVDVKAPGIIPRKSVHEPMSTGLKAVDALIPVGRGQRELVIGDRQTGKTAIILDTILNQKAIHDNGPDGEKLYCVYVAIGQKRSTVAQFVKVLEERGALKYSIIVAATASDPAPMQFLAPFAGCAMGEYFRDNGMHALIGYDDLSKQAVAYRQMSLLLRRPPGREAYPGDVFYLHSRLLERAAKLNDDNKAGSLTALPVIETQGNDVSAFIPTNVISITDGQIFLETDLFYQGIRPAVNVGLSVSRVGSSAQIKAMKQVAGSIKGELAQYREMAAFAQFGSDLDASTQRLLNRGARLTELLKQPQFSPLKTEEQVAVIFAGVNGYLDKIAVSQVGKFEQGLLSWLRSEGSAILEAIRTEKAISDDTRGKLKAALDSFAKSFA is encoded by the coding sequence ATGGATATCCGCGCCGCGGAAATTTCCGCAATTCTGAAAGATCAAATCAAAAATTTCGGCAAGGAGGCTGAGGTCTCTGAAGTCGGCCAGGTGCTTTCCGTCGGTGACGGTATCGCCCGCGTCTATGGTCTGGACAATGTCCAGGCCGGCGAAATGGTCGAATTCCCGGGCGGCATCCGCGGCATGGCGCTGAACCTCGAAGCGGACAACGTCGGTGTTGTTATCTTCGGTTCGGACCGTGACATCAAGGAAGGCGACACCGTCAAGCGGACTGGCGCCATCGTCGACGTGCCGGTCGGTCCGGAACTGCTTGGCCGCGTCGTGGACGCGCTCGGCAACCCGATCGACGGCAAGGGCCCGATCAACGCCACGCGCCGTTCGCGCGTTGACGTCAAGGCGCCCGGCATCATTCCCCGCAAGTCGGTTCATGAGCCGATGTCGACCGGCCTCAAGGCCGTTGACGCCCTCATCCCGGTTGGCCGTGGCCAGCGCGAGCTCGTCATCGGTGACCGCCAGACCGGCAAGACCGCCATCATCCTGGACACCATCCTGAACCAGAAGGCGATCCACGACAACGGTCCTGACGGCGAGAAGCTCTACTGCGTCTATGTCGCCATCGGTCAGAAGCGTTCGACCGTTGCCCAGTTCGTCAAGGTTCTGGAAGAGCGCGGCGCACTCAAGTACTCGATCATCGTTGCGGCAACCGCTTCCGATCCGGCCCCGATGCAGTTCCTGGCTCCGTTTGCCGGCTGCGCCATGGGCGAATATTTCCGTGACAACGGCATGCATGCCCTGATCGGCTACGACGACCTGTCCAAGCAGGCCGTTGCTTACCGCCAGATGTCGCTGCTGCTGCGCCGCCCGCCGGGCCGCGAAGCCTATCCGGGCGACGTCTTCTATCTGCATTCCCGTCTGCTCGAGCGCGCTGCCAAGCTCAACGACGACAACAAGGCCGGTTCGCTGACCGCCCTGCCCGTCATCGAAACCCAGGGCAACGACGTGTCGGCCTTCATTCCGACCAACGTGATCTCGATCACCGACGGCCAGATCTTCCTTGAAACCGACCTGTTCTACCAAGGCATCCGTCCGGCCGTGAACGTCGGCCTGTCGGTGTCGCGCGTCGGTTCCTCGGCCCAGATCAAGGCGATGAAGCAGGTTGCCGGTTCGATCAAGGGCGAGCTTGCCCAGTATCGTGAAATGGCCGCCTTCGCCCAGTTCGGTTCGGACCTTGACGCCTCCACGCAGCGCCTGCTGAACCGTGGTGCACGCCTCACCGAACTTCTGAAGCAGCCGCAGTTTTCGCCGCTGAAGACGGAAGAACAGGTTGCCGTGATCTTCGCCGGCGTGAACGGGTACCTCGACAAGATCGCCGTCAGCCAGGTTGGCAAGTTCGAACAGGGCCTCCTCTCCTGGCTCCGCTCGGAAGGCAGCGCCATTCTCGAAGCAATCCGCACCGAAAAGGCCATCAGCGACGATACCAGGGGCAAGCTCAAGGCTGCTCTCGATAGCTTCGCCAAGTCTTTCGCCTGA
- a CDS encoding F0F1 ATP synthase subunit delta, whose product MADTSQHISGVAERYASSLFELALDAGSVTETGADLDRVQAMLDESTDLKRLIESPVFTAEDQSKALMAVCARAGIAGLAANFLKVVAGNRRLFALPGMIRSYRVIAARHRGEVSAEVTSAHALTPAQESELKAALKGVTGKDVTVSVTVDPSILGGLIVKVGSRQIDTSLRTKLSTLKLALKEVG is encoded by the coding sequence GTGGCAGACACATCCCAGCACATTTCTGGCGTGGCAGAAAGATATGCGTCATCGCTGTTCGAGCTTGCGCTCGATGCGGGTTCCGTCACTGAGACCGGTGCGGATCTAGATCGCGTACAGGCCATGCTCGATGAAAGCACCGATCTGAAGCGCCTGATCGAAAGCCCGGTTTTCACGGCTGAAGACCAGAGCAAGGCATTGATGGCGGTTTGCGCCAGGGCGGGCATTGCCGGTCTGGCTGCCAATTTCCTCAAGGTCGTGGCGGGCAACCGCCGTCTGTTTGCCCTTCCGGGCATGATCCGTTCCTACCGGGTGATTGCCGCCCGTCACCGGGGCGAAGTTTCCGCCGAGGTCACCTCGGCCCATGCGCTGACGCCAGCGCAGGAAAGCGAATTGAAGGCGGCGCTGAAGGGCGTCACCGGCAAAGATGTGACTGTCTCCGTTACGGTTGATCCGTCGATCCTCGGGGGACTGATCGTCAAGGTCGGCTCGCGCCAGATCGATACGTCGCTTCGCACCAAACTCTCTACCCTTAAGCTTGCACTGAAAGAGGTTGGCTGA
- a CDS encoding DUF4345 domain-containing protein, whose product MEFTLPVETGEQLAFGAAVFIVLIGLTMMIAPGFALRILGFGPPDGRTAPYSEMRSSLGGLYAGLGIAAILVAQPFAYFAVGLAFGVAAFGRILSILSDRGTTIRNYILLVVQILLAALPLCDFFGFV is encoded by the coding sequence ATGGAATTCACGCTTCCGGTCGAGACCGGAGAACAGCTTGCCTTCGGTGCTGCGGTGTTTATCGTGCTGATCGGCCTGACGATGATGATTGCGCCCGGTTTCGCGCTGCGCATCCTGGGATTCGGCCCGCCGGACGGTCGCACGGCACCCTATTCGGAAATGCGCTCCTCGCTTGGAGGGCTCTATGCGGGTCTGGGGATCGCTGCCATCCTGGTGGCACAGCCCTTCGCCTATTTCGCTGTCGGACTGGCCTTCGGGGTTGCGGCCTTTGGGCGCATCCTGTCCATCCTGTCGGACAGGGGAACCACGATCCGAAACTACATACTTCTGGTTGTGCAGATCCTGCTGGCGGCCTTGCCGCTCTGTGATTTCTTCGGGTTTGTCTAG
- a CDS encoding primosomal protein N', whose translation MTSSPPEDSALLFAGLFDPPAAGYRRVVPVMVPMPAAKPYSYAVPDDMQVEPGSIVQVPLGPRQVIGVVWDGESDGVDARKLRAITRVFECPPLTAPHRRFLDWVAAYTLSPPGLVVRMALRAPAGFDPEPMVEGLRFAGGAPERMTPARQRVLETAGDGLSWTRSGLAHAAGVSTSVIDGLITQGLFETVFIAPPPVVPLPDPDYLPARLEGAQQAAAGELLEEVRARQFCVSLMDGITGSGKTEVYFEAIAETLRQGRQVLILLPEIALTASFLERFQGRFGARPAEWHSDLAPKTREKVWRQAGSGEVRVVAGARSALFLPFADLGLIIVDEEHDPAYKQEDRVYYNARDMAVVRGRIGQFPVVLVSATPSVESQVNGLTGRYRAIHLPVRFGEAALPDLHLVDMRRHAPERGGFLSPVLVRAIGKTVEKGEQALLFLNRRGYAPLTLCRVCGHRFECPTCSSWLVEHRFRGQIQCHQCGYAEKTPDACPECGTFDHLVACGPGVERIAEEVERHFPDARTIVLSSDILGGVRRLRLELEAIAKGEADIVIGTQLVAKGHNFPLMSLVGIIDADIGLANGDPRAAERTFQLLSQVTGRAGRSGLKSHGLLQTYQPQHPVMQAIVSGDATAFYEREIGEREKALLPPFGRLASIIVSADTRADAETHARALRLAAPPVRGIATLGPAEAPLALIRGRHRFRLLVHGQKGSDMQSYLRAMLSNGPKLRGSVQVQLDIDPQSFL comes from the coding sequence ATGACGTCCTCTCCTCCCGAAGATTCGGCCTTGCTGTTTGCCGGCCTGTTCGATCCGCCTGCCGCCGGATACCGGCGGGTGGTGCCGGTGATGGTACCGATGCCCGCTGCCAAACCCTATTCCTATGCCGTGCCTGACGACATGCAGGTCGAACCGGGGTCCATCGTGCAGGTGCCGCTTGGCCCGCGCCAGGTGATCGGCGTGGTCTGGGACGGGGAAAGCGATGGTGTCGATGCCAGGAAACTCAGGGCAATCACCCGGGTTTTTGAATGCCCGCCGCTGACCGCCCCGCATCGCCGCTTTCTCGACTGGGTCGCCGCCTATACGCTGTCGCCTCCGGGACTTGTGGTGCGCATGGCGCTGCGTGCGCCTGCAGGCTTCGACCCCGAGCCGATGGTCGAGGGTCTGCGCTTCGCCGGCGGTGCGCCGGAACGCATGACGCCGGCACGTCAACGGGTGCTGGAGACGGCGGGCGACGGGCTTTCCTGGACACGCTCCGGCCTTGCCCATGCGGCGGGCGTCTCGACCAGTGTCATCGACGGGCTGATCACGCAGGGCCTGTTTGAAACCGTGTTCATCGCCCCGCCGCCGGTGGTGCCGCTGCCCGATCCGGATTACCTCCCCGCCCGGCTTGAAGGCGCGCAGCAGGCTGCTGCCGGGGAATTGCTGGAAGAGGTCAGAGCCCGGCAATTCTGCGTGTCTCTGATGGATGGCATTACCGGCTCGGGCAAGACGGAGGTCTATTTCGAAGCGATTGCCGAAACCCTGCGGCAGGGCCGGCAGGTGCTGATCCTGCTGCCGGAAATTGCCCTGACCGCAAGTTTCCTGGAACGGTTCCAGGGCCGGTTTGGTGCCAGGCCCGCCGAATGGCATTCCGATCTCGCGCCGAAAACCCGCGAAAAGGTCTGGCGGCAGGCGGGGTCGGGCGAGGTGAGGGTGGTGGCGGGGGCGCGCTCGGCGCTGTTTCTGCCCTTTGCCGATCTCGGGCTGATCATCGTCGACGAGGAACATGACCCGGCCTACAAGCAGGAAGACCGGGTCTATTACAATGCCCGCGACATGGCGGTGGTGCGGGGCCGGATCGGCCAGTTTCCCGTGGTGCTGGTCTCCGCCACCCCCTCGGTCGAAAGCCAGGTAAACGGGCTCACGGGCCGCTACCGGGCCATTCATCTGCCGGTGCGTTTCGGCGAGGCGGCGCTGCCCGATCTGCATCTGGTCGACATGCGCCGCCATGCGCCGGAACGCGGCGGCTTCCTGTCGCCGGTGCTGGTGCGCGCCATCGGCAAGACCGTGGAAAAGGGCGAACAGGCGTTGCTGTTCCTCAACCGCCGGGGCTATGCGCCGCTGACGCTGTGCCGGGTCTGCGGTCACCGGTTCGAATGCCCGACCTGTTCGAGCTGGCTGGTCGAGCACCGGTTCAGGGGCCAGATCCAGTGCCACCAGTGCGGCTATGCGGAAAAGACGCCGGATGCCTGCCCGGAATGCGGCACCTTCGACCATCTGGTCGCCTGCGGCCCGGGTGTCGAGCGGATTGCCGAAGAGGTGGAACGGCATTTCCCGGACGCGCGCACCATCGTGCTCTCCTCCGACATTCTGGGGGGTGTCCGGCGGCTGCGGCTGGAGCTGGAGGCGATCGCCAAGGGGGAGGCTGACATCGTCATTGGCACGCAGCTGGTTGCCAAGGGGCACAATTTTCCGCTGATGTCGCTGGTGGGCATCATCGATGCGGATATCGGCCTCGCCAATGGCGATCCCCGTGCCGCCGAGCGGACTTTCCAGCTGCTGTCGCAGGTCACCGGGCGGGCCGGGCGCAGTGGTCTCAAAAGCCATGGCCTGCTCCAGACCTACCAGCCGCAGCATCCCGTCATGCAGGCCATTGTCTCCGGCGATGCGACCGCCTTTTACGAGCGGGAAATCGGCGAACGGGAAAAGGCGCTGCTGCCGCCCTTCGGCAGGCTCGCCTCGATCATCGTCTCCGCCGACACGCGGGCGGATGCCGAGACCCATGCCCGGGCGCTGCGGCTCGCAGCACCGCCCGTGCGGGGAATTGCGACCCTCGGACCCGCCGAAGCGCCGCTGGCGCTGATCCGGGGACGGCATCGCTTCCGGCTTCTCGTCCACGGCCAGAAGGGAAGCGACATGCAATCCTATCTCCGGGCGATGCTGTCGAACGGGCCGAAGCTGCGCGGGTCCGTGCAGGTGCAGCTCGATATCGATCCCCAGAGCTTCCTGTGA
- a CDS encoding tyrosine recombinase XerC: MNDLLILADPDLLSQRQAWLSGLSDERRLAAKTLDAYERDTRQFLTFLTGHLGGPATLADIHTLRMGDFRGFLATRRRDGAQARTLGRNLAGVRSFLRYLEKNGLANAAAAGAIRSPKQPKSLPKPLTDAQALAISQPDAQMHDEPWIAARDCAVLLLLYGCGLRISEALGLTPGDIPEGATSLRISGKGGKVRMVPLIPVVTGAVRTYQHLCIWPLPSGEPLFRGARGGPLQPAIIQRAMQQLRGALGLPDSATPHALRHSFATHLLAGGGDLRTIQELLGHASLSTTQVYTGVDSARLLEVYDRAHPRA; encoded by the coding sequence GTGAACGACCTGTTGATCCTTGCCGACCCCGACCTTCTCAGCCAGCGTCAGGCCTGGCTCAGCGGCCTGTCCGACGAGCGGCGGCTCGCGGCAAAGACGCTCGACGCCTATGAGCGGGACACGCGGCAGTTCCTGACCTTCCTCACCGGCCATCTCGGCGGTCCCGCGACGCTTGCCGACATTCATACGCTGCGCATGGGCGATTTTCGCGGCTTTCTGGCGACGCGCCGTCGCGACGGGGCGCAAGCCCGCACGCTCGGGCGCAATCTGGCGGGCGTGCGCTCCTTCCTGCGCTATCTCGAAAAGAATGGCCTCGCCAATGCCGCCGCCGCAGGCGCGATCCGCTCGCCGAAGCAGCCGAAGAGCCTGCCGAAGCCGCTCACCGACGCACAGGCGCTCGCCATCAGCCAGCCGGATGCGCAGATGCATGACGAGCCCTGGATCGCGGCGCGCGACTGTGCGGTGCTCCTGCTGCTCTATGGCTGTGGCTTGCGCATTTCCGAAGCCCTCGGCCTGACGCCCGGCGACATCCCGGAAGGTGCCACCAGCCTGCGGATTTCCGGCAAGGGCGGCAAGGTGCGGATGGTGCCGCTGATCCCTGTGGTGACCGGGGCGGTCCGGACATACCAGCACCTTTGCATCTGGCCACTCCCCAGCGGCGAGCCGCTGTTTCGCGGCGCACGTGGCGGTCCGCTGCAACCGGCCATCATCCAGCGTGCCATGCAGCAATTGCGCGGCGCCCTCGGCCTGCCGGACAGTGCCACGCCGCATGCGCTCCGGCATTCCTTCGCCACCCATCTTCTGGCGGGGGGAGGCGATCTGCGGACCATCCAGGAACTGCTCGGCCATGCAAGCCTCTCCACCACCCAGGTCTATACCGGCGTCGATTCGGCACGCCTGCTTGAGGTCTATGACCGCGCCCATCCGCGTGCCTGA
- a CDS encoding TraB/GumN family protein: MLFATLLLLSPAKAETITCAGKNLLAEMQAKDPKKYADVLAEAAKIPNGKGTFWKVEKSGLQTSYLLGTMHLTDPRVLDMPKGASAAFASARIVVVESDEILNEKKAAAGLLAKPELTMFTDGTTISSLLGKQDAARLAEGLKAHGIALTLVDRMKPWMIASFVSLPACEMQRKATGVSFLDKKIAEDAVAGGKQLVGLETMQQQLQAMNDLPVKFHLKALIDTLDLGKRMDDITATMLDLYASGDIGMIVPMLSATTADTGGSASDYAAFEQRIVTDRNHVMAARSASSFARGGVFMAVGALHLPGKEGVIALLRDEGYTVTPVP; this comes from the coding sequence ATGCTGTTTGCCACCCTTCTGTTGCTGAGCCCGGCGAAGGCGGAGACGATCACCTGCGCGGGCAAGAACCTGCTTGCCGAAATGCAGGCGAAGGACCCGAAGAAATATGCGGACGTGCTGGCAGAGGCCGCAAAGATCCCGAATGGCAAGGGCACCTTCTGGAAGGTGGAAAAATCGGGCCTTCAGACCTCCTACCTGCTCGGCACCATGCACCTGACCGATCCGCGCGTGCTCGACATGCCGAAAGGAGCATCGGCGGCTTTTGCCTCCGCAAGGATCGTGGTGGTCGAATCCGATGAAATCCTCAATGAGAAGAAGGCTGCGGCAGGCTTGCTCGCCAAGCCCGAACTCACCATGTTTACCGATGGCACAACCATCTCCAGCCTGCTCGGCAAGCAGGATGCGGCCAGGCTCGCCGAAGGGCTGAAGGCGCATGGCATCGCGCTCACCTTGGTTGACCGGATGAAGCCCTGGATGATTGCCAGTTTCGTCAGCCTGCCCGCCTGCGAAATGCAGCGCAAGGCGACCGGCGTGTCGTTTCTCGACAAGAAGATTGCCGAAGACGCGGTGGCTGGAGGCAAGCAACTGGTCGGGCTTGAGACCATGCAGCAGCAATTGCAGGCGATGAACGACCTGCCGGTCAAGTTTCACCTGAAGGCCCTGATCGACACACTCGACCTCGGCAAGCGGATGGATGACATCACTGCCACCATGCTCGATCTCTATGCGAGCGGCGATATCGGCATGATCGTGCCGATGCTGAGCGCCACCACCGCCGATACCGGCGGTTCCGCGAGCGATTACGCCGCGTTCGAACAGCGTATCGTCACCGACCGCAACCATGTGATGGCGGCGCGGTCGGCTTCAAGCTTTGCCCGGGGCGGCGTGTTCATGGCGGTGGGAGCCCTGCATTTGCCGGGCAAGGAAGGCGTCATCGCCCTGTTGCGCGACGAGGGCTATACGGTCACACCGGTTCCCTGA
- a CDS encoding cytochrome b/b6 domain-containing protein, with product MKNASPMAYSLAQKLLHWGMALMIFYNLIFSDSMEEWGRATRNGGVATPEQVSAANIHAYVGIALLVLALLRVILRVVQGAPEAPADEPPLFQLAAKLAHGAFYLLFILMPFTGIGRYYFGNETAGFLHAGPFKIVLWALIVVHIAAIPIHRLLWKSNIMPRMTSGRP from the coding sequence ATGAAAAATGCGAGCCCGATGGCCTATAGCCTGGCGCAAAAGCTGCTGCACTGGGGAATGGCCCTGATGATCTTCTATAATCTGATCTTTTCGGATTCGATGGAAGAATGGGGCCGGGCGACGCGCAATGGTGGCGTGGCAACACCGGAACAGGTGTCGGCGGCCAATATCCACGCCTATGTCGGGATAGCGCTTCTGGTTCTGGCGCTGCTGCGGGTGATATTGCGTGTCGTGCAGGGTGCCCCGGAGGCCCCCGCCGACGAGCCGCCGCTGTTCCAGCTGGCGGCCAAGCTCGCGCATGGTGCCTTCTACCTGCTGTTCATCCTGATGCCGTTTACCGGGATCGGCAGATATTACTTCGGCAACGAGACCGCCGGTTTCCTGCATGCCGGGCCGTTCAAGATCGTGCTCTGGGCGCTGATCGTCGTCCATATCGCCGCGATCCCGATCCACCGGCTGCTCTGGAAGAGCAACATCATGCCGCGCATGACCAGCGGCCGGCCCTGA